A stretch of the Candidatus Zixiibacteriota bacterium genome encodes the following:
- a CDS encoding trypsin-like peptidase domain-containing protein — MKPLQVTILAAIIILILGSSASAQISAGGTPVSFGKAIITEPPEMEMPAFDIQAMLAEDAEEAKLGIPFRFGKPFEVDFNLDNSGFWTELEDGSHIWRIQIVSPGAYSINLIYSRYRLPDGARLFVYNEDRTAVLGAFTSANNKDHGQFATSPTPGEACVVEYYEPVDVRGKGELTISSVIHGYRDVFGFGRTSADKGYGESGSCNNNINCPEGEPWQDEKRAVAMILTAGGSRICSGSLVNNIRQDETPYFLTANHCLGGETTWIFMFNYESPGCTNANGPTYMTVQGSTLRATYTTSDFALLELTEQPPEFYGVYFAGWSNIDVASTSSTGIHHPSGDIKKISFDYDPVTSANYLQTSGTTHWRIGNWEDGTTEGGSSGSPLFDQNHRVVGQLHGGYASCTSITPDWYGKFAMSWDGGGSSSNRLKDWLDPDNTGATTLDGFDPYASVTITHDPLSNTIDTLNDYGVICTIKSNADLVADSLLLFYEINSVWSTDLLESTGAGDEYHGFIPTQPQGTSIYYYIFAKDSEGRVDTTDIYSFMVEYIPAISVTPASFDITLELDQSTQDTLVITNSGLGILNYSIKTESTAKNSGLIARLESENGLAPARRDYSEEFYTYYEPKGDSPSLCGYVVDKDAGGPDEYGYYWIDSDEPEGPVFDWIDITGSGEDMADLLDDDSYAGPFDIGFAFNFYGNVYTQLYVGSNGIIGFDTTSMKLRQRTPLPTATTPNNIMAWLWDDLDPTDDANPGAQVLIHNDGSRCVIQFVDYPEYNAATGDVITAEVVLYNDGTIIYQYLSIASGFDVSSCAVGIESADGTDGLEVAYLSEYLHDSLTVKFFLPYQWLTMGKTAGVLEYNMADTIPCEFATAELDTGLYNLNIIISSNDPDQPDNPWNIPAQLHVTAEPTYVCGDASGNGLVNILDVTFLIKYLYQDGPAPDPIEAGDADGNGAINILDVTYLVHYLYLEGSEPVCP, encoded by the coding sequence ATGAAACCGTTACAGGTGACTATTCTTGCGGCCATCATCATTCTGATTCTGGGTTCCTCCGCAAGTGCCCAGATCAGCGCCGGAGGTACTCCGGTAAGTTTCGGCAAAGCCATTATCACCGAACCGCCGGAGATGGAAATGCCGGCTTTCGATATCCAGGCGATGCTGGCCGAAGATGCCGAGGAAGCCAAGCTGGGGATACCATTCCGTTTCGGCAAACCATTTGAGGTCGATTTTAATCTTGATAATTCCGGTTTCTGGACTGAACTCGAGGATGGCAGCCATATTTGGAGAATTCAAATCGTTTCCCCCGGAGCATATTCCATCAATTTGATTTACAGCCGATACCGTCTTCCCGATGGAGCCCGGCTCTTTGTGTACAACGAAGACCGGACCGCCGTCCTGGGAGCCTTCACCTCGGCCAACAATAAAGACCACGGGCAGTTTGCCACTTCTCCCACCCCCGGCGAAGCCTGCGTGGTTGAATATTATGAACCGGTCGATGTTCGCGGCAAGGGTGAATTGACCATCTCGAGTGTCATACATGGTTATCGCGATGTTTTCGGATTTGGTCGAACCTCGGCCGATAAAGGCTATGGCGAATCGGGGTCATGCAATAATAACATTAACTGTCCCGAGGGAGAACCGTGGCAGGATGAAAAACGCGCCGTGGCCATGATCCTGACTGCAGGCGGTTCGCGGATATGTTCCGGATCCCTGGTCAACAATATCCGTCAGGATGAAACCCCCTATTTCCTGACTGCCAATCACTGTCTCGGCGGTGAAACCACCTGGATTTTCATGTTTAATTATGAAAGTCCCGGATGCACCAATGCCAATGGGCCGACCTATATGACCGTCCAGGGTTCGACCCTCAGGGCCACCTATACCACGTCCGACTTTGCCCTGCTGGAATTGACTGAACAGCCGCCGGAATTTTATGGTGTTTATTTCGCCGGATGGTCCAATATCGATGTTGCCTCGACTTCCTCGACCGGCATCCACCACCCCAGCGGTGATATTAAAAAGATCTCTTTCGATTACGATCCTGTCACATCGGCTAATTATCTCCAGACTTCCGGAACCACCCACTGGCGGATCGGTAACTGGGAAGACGGGACGACCGAAGGCGGTTCCTCCGGTTCACCCCTGTTCGATCAGAACCACCGCGTGGTCGGACAGCTTCACGGCGGTTATGCTTCATGCACCAGTATAACTCCGGACTGGTATGGTAAATTCGCCATGTCATGGGACGGCGGCGGGTCATCCTCAAACCGTCTCAAAGACTGGCTCGATCCCGATAATACCGGGGCTACGACTCTTGATGGTTTCGATCCCTATGCCAGTGTTACCATCACCCATGATCCTTTATCCAATACCATTGACACTTTGAACGACTACGGAGTAATCTGCACTATCAAATCCAATGCCGATCTGGTTGCCGATTCTCTCCTTCTTTTCTACGAAATCAATTCCGTCTGGTCCACTGATTTGCTTGAGTCAACCGGTGCCGGCGACGAATATCATGGTTTCATCCCGACTCAACCTCAGGGAACCTCGATCTATTATTATATATTCGCCAAAGATTCAGAAGGTCGAGTTGATACTACCGATATTTACAGCTTTATGGTCGAATACATTCCCGCCATTTCTGTAACTCCGGCCTCTTTCGATATAACCCTGGAACTGGATCAATCGACTCAGGATACTCTGGTGATTACCAATAGCGGCCTGGGGATTCTCAACTACAGTATTAAGACCGAATCGACGGCTAAAAACAGCGGTCTGATAGCCCGGCTTGAATCGGAAAACGGTTTGGCTCCCGCCCGTCGGGATTATTCAGAAGAATTTTATACCTATTATGAACCAAAAGGTGACTCCCCTTCGCTCTGCGGGTATGTGGTCGATAAGGATGCCGGCGGCCCTGATGAGTACGGTTACTACTGGATTGATTCCGATGAACCCGAGGGCCCGGTTTTCGACTGGATCGATATTACCGGAAGCGGGGAGGATATGGCCGACCTTCTGGACGATGACAGCTATGCCGGTCCGTTCGATATCGGTTTCGCCTTTAATTTTTATGGCAACGTCTATACTCAATTGTATGTCGGCTCCAACGGGATTATTGGCTTCGACACCACCAGTATGAAACTGCGCCAGCGAACCCCTCTGCCCACCGCCACCACCCCGAATAATATCATGGCTTGGCTGTGGGATGATCTCGATCCAACCGATGATGCCAATCCCGGCGCCCAGGTTCTCATCCATAATGATGGCAGTCGCTGTGTGATCCAGTTTGTTGACTACCCCGAATATAACGCGGCCACAGGCGATGTTATTACTGCCGAGGTAGTTTTATATAATGACGGGACAATTATTTATCAGTATCTGTCTATTGCTTCCGGATTCGATGTTTCATCCTGTGCCGTGGGAATAGAGAGTGCTGATGGCACTGATGGCCTTGAAGTAGCCTATCTTTCCGAGTATCTTCATGATAGTCTGACCGTCAAATTCTTTCTTCCTTACCAGTGGCTGACCATGGGCAAAACGGCCGGCGTTCTCGAATATAACATGGCTGATACCATCCCGTGCGAATTCGCTACCGCTGAATTAGATACCGGTCTGTATAATCTGAATATTATCATTTCCAGTAATGATCCCGATCAACCGGATAATCCCTGGAATATTCCGGCCCAGCTTCATGTCACCGCCGAACCGACTTATGTCTGCGGCGACGCCAGCGGAAACGGATTGGTCAATATCCTTGATGTCACCTTCCTGATTAAATACCTTTACCAGGATGGACCCGCACCGGATCCAATCGAGGCGGGTGACGCCGACGGAAACGGAGCGATTAATATTCTTGATGTCACTTACCTGGTCCATTATTTATATTTGGAAGGTTCGGAACCGGTTTGTCCATAG
- a CDS encoding heme exporter protein CcmB, translating to MPDNSVNWAAKILAVTRKDLVSEFRTRYAVNAVVMFALVTLTVISMSLGMMVPSTELLAALFWIILFFAAMSGLAQVFIREEETGTAMILKLSSPGLTIFFGKLLFNLLLLTTLAILIVPLFIILFHSSPNNWAVFLTGLALGVAGLAGATTIIAAIVARASIKGALFTVLSFPVLAPLLIAVIEISKVGLAGGGFGDISAPLQLLVAYNVVMITVSMMLFDFVWRQ from the coding sequence TTGCCGGACAACTCTGTCAACTGGGCGGCTAAGATATTGGCGGTCACGCGTAAGGATCTGGTTTCGGAATTTCGGACCCGGTATGCCGTCAACGCCGTGGTGATGTTCGCGCTGGTGACACTGACGGTGATATCCATGTCGCTGGGGATGATGGTACCGTCGACCGAACTGCTGGCGGCCCTGTTCTGGATTATTCTCTTTTTCGCCGCCATGTCCGGTCTGGCGCAAGTGTTCATTCGGGAGGAAGAAACCGGGACGGCAATGATTCTGAAATTATCGTCGCCCGGATTGACTATTTTTTTCGGCAAGCTGTTGTTCAATCTGCTTCTCCTGACAACGCTGGCAATATTGATCGTTCCGCTGTTTATAATTCTGTTCCATAGTTCACCGAATAACTGGGCAGTATTTTTAACGGGATTGGCTTTAGGCGTAGCCGGTCTGGCCGGGGCGACTACCATCATTGCGGCCATAGTTGCCAGGGCATCGATCAAGGGTGCCTTGTTTACGGTGTTGTCGTTTCCGGTGCTGGCGCCGCTTTTGATAGCGGTGATCGAGATCAGCAAGGTCGGTCTGGCGGGCGGTGGTTTTGGCGATATCTCCGCGCCACTGCAACTTCTGGTTGCCTATAATGTGGTTATGATAACGGTTTCGATGATGTTGTTTGATTTTGTCTGGCGACAGTAA
- the ccsA gene encoding cytochrome c biogenesis protein CcsA encodes MWWKILLLPVMGAVIIAAFMTPSPMNPGSAVGATDVYRIFYFHVPQAWVASLAFIISMFFSIRYLKNHRMDDDLRAVTAARLGLIFCILATVTGSIFARMTWGEFWNWSEIREVSIFILLIIYGAYFALRSALPNPETRAALSAVMSILFAVSALFLIFILPRIYAVFSQHPSDSIVDKTGQITMGASVAIIFGLSLFSFTMLFLWMYGLSVRTARLAEKSLSGS; translated from the coding sequence ATGTGGTGGAAAATACTTTTACTGCCGGTTATGGGCGCCGTGATAATCGCCGCTTTTATGACTCCGTCGCCGATGAATCCCGGGAGTGCGGTCGGCGCGACGGATGTTTATCGGATTTTTTATTTTCATGTTCCTCAGGCCTGGGTGGCTTCGCTGGCCTTTATCATATCCATGTTTTTTTCCATAAGATATCTCAAAAATCACCGAATGGATGATGATTTGAGGGCGGTAACGGCGGCCCGACTGGGCCTGATTTTCTGCATTCTGGCGACTGTTACAGGTTCGATCTTCGCACGGATGACCTGGGGTGAATTCTGGAACTGGTCGGAAATCAGGGAAGTTTCGATTTTTATTCTTCTGATTATTTACGGCGCCTATTTTGCCCTTCGGTCGGCTTTGCCCAATCCCGAGACACGGGCGGCGCTCTCGGCGGTTATGTCGATTCTGTTTGCGGTGTCGGCGCTGTTTTTAATATTTATCCTGCCCCGTATTTATGCCGTTTTTTCGCAACACCCGTCCGATTCGATTGTGGATAAAACCGGGCAGATAACCATGGGCGCGTCGGTCGCGATTATTTTTGGATTGTCGCTTTTTTCATTTACGATGCTGTTTTTATGGATGTACGGCCTGTCGGTCAGGACCGCCCGGCTGGCAGAAAAAAGTCTATCGGGGAGTTAA
- a CDS encoding ABC transporter ATP-binding protein: protein MLRLNVENVGRWFGRRMVFENINFTLQPGESLAVVGPNGSGKTTLIKIITGLGLPTKGRVIFSDNGCKLDFDMYRPKLSLVAPYLALYDSLTAVENLRFLSRVNGQKVTNTEIETVLKKVGLEGRGGDMVEAYSTGMKQRLKYAAAIIKRPKVLLLDEPSANLDEAGRGIIRGLIDLYRENVILILATNEKEEYSLAGQLCQLGG, encoded by the coding sequence ATGCTCAGACTTAATGTGGAAAATGTGGGGCGATGGTTCGGGCGCCGCATGGTATTCGAGAATATCAATTTTACTCTGCAACCCGGAGAATCGCTGGCGGTGGTTGGCCCGAACGGGTCAGGGAAAACGACTCTTATTAAGATTATAACGGGATTGGGACTGCCAACCAAAGGCCGGGTGATTTTTTCAGATAATGGCTGTAAGCTGGATTTCGATATGTATCGTCCGAAATTATCTCTGGTGGCTCCATATCTGGCGTTATACGATTCCCTGACAGCCGTCGAAAATCTGCGTTTTCTGTCCCGCGTCAATGGTCAAAAGGTTACAAATACTGAGATCGAAACGGTTCTGAAAAAAGTTGGTCTGGAAGGACGGGGCGGTGATATGGTCGAGGCATATTCGACCGGGATGAAACAGCGTCTTAAATACGCCGCGGCCATTATCAAGCGGCCAAAAGTATTATTACTCGATGAACCGAGCGCCAATCTTGATGAAGCCGGTAGGGGAATCATTCGTGGATTGATCGATTTATACCGGGAGAATGTCATTTTGATACTGGCCACCAATGAGAAGGAGGAGTATTCGCTTGCCGGACAACTCTGTCAACTGGGCGGCTAA
- a CDS encoding cytochrome c maturation protein CcmE, with the protein MKAKYIIGSIIIVVFVIWGASAFLKTTIKYVTFAEAREATRTVQVAGRIDFNDVHFDAEKNRLEFSIIELKNDSEKIPERMKVVYGGIVPGNFDQATSVLVIGKPGNGVFEAEKLLVKCPSKYQGLAEQSQG; encoded by the coding sequence ATGAAAGCTAAATATATTATCGGATCGATAATCATAGTTGTTTTCGTTATTTGGGGAGCCTCGGCTTTCCTGAAAACCACAATTAAATATGTCACTTTTGCCGAAGCCCGGGAAGCCACACGAACAGTTCAGGTGGCGGGCCGGATAGATTTCAATGATGTTCATTTTGATGCCGAAAAAAATCGGCTGGAATTTTCCATAATCGAACTCAAGAACGACAGTGAAAAAATCCCGGAGCGGATGAAAGTCGTTTACGGCGGTATAGTCCCGGGGAATTTCGACCAGGCCACTTCGGTTCTTGTCATAGGAAAACCGGGGAATGGTGTTTTCGAGGCCGAGAAGCTTTTGGTGAAGTGCCCATCGAAATACCAGGGGCTGGCGGAACAATCACAGGGATAG
- a CDS encoding CcmD family protein — protein MDVNFIVMLVVLIIWLGIFLYMFSLDKKLRKLEKKNES, from the coding sequence ATGGATGTGAACTTTATCGTAATGCTTGTTGTTCTCATAATCTGGCTGGGGATATTCTTATATATGTTTTCGCTGGATAAGAAGTTGAGAAAACTGGAAAAGAAGAATGAAAGCTAA